The following are encoded in a window of Leptodactylus fuscus isolate aLepFus1 chromosome 9, aLepFus1.hap2, whole genome shotgun sequence genomic DNA:
- the TMEM125 gene encoding transmembrane protein 125 produces MSSIDELPPPRAPPNQEQIQSEALEEHTELWWSREPVKSIICYCLSVLLILACGVGGIVLLSTTTSRSGEWRLAVGATLCILALLVLLKQLLSSAIQDMQCLTRREHINMLKSGGLADTLVFLISSIIILICGIVLLLLSVSGESPGFPPVLVTMHSVGVSLVVVGSVILTAVLIFTILMFCRSCVSSRFHPRNIGVFSISGQLHQRQNTTSSLANLI; encoded by the coding sequence ATGTCGTCCATTGATGAGCTGCCACCACCGAGGGCTCCACCCAACCAAGAACAGATCCAGAGTGAAGCTCTTGAGGAGCACACAGAGCTGTGGTGGTCTAGAGAGCCGGTCAAGTCCATCATCTGCTACTGTCTCTCTGTGCTCCTGATCTTGGCCTGCGGCGTTGGGGGGATTGTGCTCCTCTCCACCACCACTAGTCGATCTGGAGAGTGGAGATTGGCCGTTGGGGCAACTCTTTGTATACTCGCCTTGTTGGTTTTACTGAAGCAACTTCTAAGCTCGGCTATCCAGGACATGCAATGTTTGACCCGCCGTGAACACATCAACATGCTGAAGAGCGGAGGTTTGGCGGACACGCTGGTTTTCCTCATAAgctccatcatcatcctcattTGTGGCATTGTCCTACTTCTGCTTTCTGTTTCGGGAGAGAGTCCAGGCTTCCCTCCTGTCCTGGTCACCATGCACTCTGTGGGGGTGTCACTGGTCGTTGTGGGCTCCGTTATCCTCACCGCTGTCCTTATATTCACTATATTGATGTTTTGCAGATCTTGCGTTTCTAGCCGGTTTCATCCCCGTAATATTGGGGTGTTCTCCATCTCTGGACAATTACATCAACGGCAGAACACCACCTCAAGTTTGGCCAACCTCATCTGA